The Methylomicrobium agile genome has a segment encoding these proteins:
- a CDS encoding urate hydroxylase PuuD: MGIVTTNAGLEMLLRWGHLLGGITWIGLLYYFNLVQSEYFKEAEASAKSDALQKLVPRALWWFRWGAVVTLLTGLGMFAVSGGRIASMDIYLGALLGILMFTNVWLIIWPNQKVVIASAKQVALGGAALPNAADALAAAGLASRTNTLFSIPMLFFMAASSHYPHLTFKPLPFIIAVAIILLLQYNGAYLALKRFELVKKLPAGGKMKFYASIGGVIHCGLALAVVLFLLLDLL; this comes from the coding sequence ATGGGTATCGTTACGACAAACGCCGGTCTGGAAATGCTTTTACGGTGGGGACATTTATTGGGCGGCATCACCTGGATCGGATTACTGTATTATTTCAACCTGGTGCAAAGCGAATATTTCAAGGAAGCGGAAGCCTCCGCCAAATCGGACGCCTTACAAAAACTGGTGCCGCGCGCGCTCTGGTGGTTTCGTTGGGGGGCGGTGGTGACCTTGCTGACCGGCTTGGGAATGTTCGCAGTCAGCGGCGGAAGAATCGCGTCGATGGACATCTACCTCGGCGCCCTGCTTGGAATCCTGATGTTTACGAACGTCTGGCTGATCATCTGGCCAAACCAGAAAGTCGTGATCGCTTCGGCAAAACAGGTGGCTCTTGGCGGAGCGGCGCTGCCGAATGCGGCTGATGCGCTAGCGGCAGCGGGACTGGCATCGAGAACCAACACACTGTTTTCGATTCCGATGCTGTTCTTCATGGCGGCCTCTTCACATTATCCCCACCTGACCTTCAAGCCGCTGCCGTTCATCATTGCCGTCGCAATCATTCTATTGCTCCAATATAACGGTGCGTATCTGGCGTTGAAACGGTTCGAACTCGTGAAGAAGTTGCCGGCGGGCGGCAAGATGAAATTTTACGCCAGCATCGGCGGAGTGATCCATTGCGGTCTGGCATTGGCAGTGGTGCTGTTCCTGTTACTGGATCTTCTATAA
- a CDS encoding M48 family metalloprotease, with protein MQKTALLALILSLTLFPSLPHAADDISKIELPDMGDSSGTLITPEEEQQLGAAFFRSLNAQITINQDPEIQHYIQSIGQRLVTVSDLPGYPFHFFVVLENDINAFAGPGGYIGVNSGLILTTEAESELASVMAHEIAHVTQRHLYRAAEAANRLSIPTAVATLAAILLGTQSPQLGQAALVAIQAGSIQFQIDFTRENEEEADRVGMHILSESQYDPRSMPTFFERLQQSTRYYGQNIPEFLRTHPVTTSRISDSRSRADQYPYKQYPDSLSYQLIRAKLKVQTGTDPAESRKYFESRLNQGTEEQRTVALYGLGLTALAQQKFDEAERIFQKLMTGFPAQPQYGAALARTALEQRQLNKALALYEKLSSQFPENEAIKLEYITSLLKTGQAEKARQTLFSLSTNMQKLPIYYQMLAETYGKLHQPAESHRYFAEYYYAMGQTRDAITQIRLAQKSKGLNFYLSSILSERLRFFLDEEKKAREAH; from the coding sequence ATGCAAAAAACCGCTCTGTTGGCCCTGATCCTAAGCCTGACTCTTTTTCCGTCCCTCCCTCACGCCGCCGACGACATCAGCAAAATCGAGCTTCCCGACATGGGCGATTCCTCCGGCACGCTGATCACGCCGGAAGAGGAGCAACAGCTCGGCGCCGCTTTCTTCCGCAGCCTGAACGCGCAGATCACAATCAATCAGGATCCGGAAATTCAACATTACATTCAGTCGATCGGCCAAAGGCTGGTCACGGTCAGCGACTTGCCGGGCTATCCGTTCCACTTTTTTGTGGTGCTGGAAAACGACATCAATGCGTTTGCGGGGCCCGGCGGCTATATCGGCGTCAATTCCGGCCTGATTCTGACCACCGAAGCGGAAAGCGAACTGGCCTCCGTGATGGCGCACGAAATTGCACACGTGACCCAACGGCACCTGTACCGCGCCGCCGAAGCCGCAAACCGCTTGTCGATTCCGACCGCCGTCGCGACGCTGGCCGCGATCCTGCTCGGCACGCAGTCCCCTCAACTCGGGCAGGCCGCCCTGGTGGCGATCCAAGCCGGCAGCATTCAATTCCAGATCGACTTTACCCGCGAAAACGAAGAAGAAGCCGACCGGGTCGGCATGCATATCCTCTCCGAATCGCAATACGACCCGCGCAGCATGCCGACTTTTTTCGAACGCCTGCAGCAATCGACGCGCTATTACGGCCAGAACATTCCGGAATTCCTGCGCACGCACCCGGTCACCACCTCACGGATTTCCGATAGCCGCAGTCGCGCCGACCAGTATCCTTACAAACAATATCCGGATTCCTTGAGCTACCAGCTGATCAGAGCCAAGCTGAAGGTTCAGACCGGCACCGACCCGGCCGAAAGCCGTAAATATTTCGAGAGCCGATTGAACCAGGGAACCGAAGAACAAAGAACCGTAGCCCTTTACGGACTCGGCCTGACCGCCCTGGCGCAACAGAAATTCGACGAAGCGGAACGGATTTTCCAGAAATTGATGACCGGCTTCCCGGCCCAGCCGCAGTACGGTGCCGCGCTTGCCCGTACCGCGCTCGAACAGCGCCAACTCAACAAAGCGCTTGCGCTCTACGAAAAACTGAGCAGCCAGTTCCCGGAAAACGAAGCGATCAAACTCGAATACATCACTTCACTCCTGAAAACCGGCCAGGCCGAAAAAGCCCGGCAAACGCTCTTCTCGCTGAGCACCAACATGCAGAAATTGCCGATTTACTACCAAATGCTGGCCGAAACTTACGGCAAATTGCACCAACCGGCCGAATCGCACCGCTATTTCGCCGAGTATTACTATGCGATGGGGCAAACCCGCGACGCCATTACCCAAATCCGGCTCGCGCAAAAATCGAAAGGACTGAATTTTTATTTGTCTTCAATTCTGAGCGAACGGCTGAGGTTTTTTCTCGATGAAGAAAAGAAAGCCAGAGAGGCGCATTGA
- a CDS encoding proline--tRNA ligase, protein MRTTQFPLNTVKETPVDAVVASHQLMIRAGLIRKLAAGLYTWLPLGLRVLRKVEKITREEMERAGALEVLMPALQPAELWQETGRWEKYGPELARLKDRHERDFCLGPTHEEIITDLARNEIKSYKQLPITYYQIQTKFRDEIRPRFGVMRSREFVMKDAYSFHMDQASLQETYEVMHGAYTAIFSRFGLKFRAVMADSGAIGGAVSHEFHVLAESGEDAIAFSTDSEYAANIEQAEALPPTSPRAFPKEALEKIVTPGRKSIAEVSEFLNVAPEKILKTIAVMRKVRTDRNEEVDVFCLLYLRGDHELNEVKARKVLGDFRFAHDEEIEQHLGCRAGYIGPPRVPTDQVIYWVADRSAMHMSDFVCGANEPGYHFKGANWERDFALASSATLSEHVADIRNVIEGDPSPDGHGVLKIARGIEVGHIFQLGTRYSEAMKAAVINEGGKNHTMIMGCYGIGISRVVAAAIEQNHDEKGIVWPASLAPFQVALCPMNMHKSERLKAIAEKLYQELLAAGIDVLFDDRKVRAGFMFSDMELIGIPHCIVVGDRGLDSGTVEYKSRTASENQEIPMAELIDFLKARLA, encoded by the coding sequence ATGCGTACGACTCAATTTCCGCTCAATACCGTTAAAGAAACTCCCGTGGACGCCGTGGTGGCGAGCCATCAATTGATGATTCGGGCCGGGCTGATCCGTAAGCTGGCGGCAGGTTTATACACTTGGCTGCCTCTGGGGCTCAGGGTATTGCGCAAAGTCGAGAAGATCACCCGGGAGGAAATGGAACGCGCGGGCGCTCTGGAGGTCTTGATGCCGGCTTTGCAGCCTGCCGAATTGTGGCAAGAAACCGGGCGCTGGGAAAAATACGGTCCGGAACTTGCGCGCCTGAAAGACCGGCACGAGCGCGACTTCTGCCTGGGGCCGACGCACGAGGAAATTATCACCGACCTGGCGCGCAATGAGATCAAAAGCTACAAGCAGTTGCCGATCACCTATTACCAGATCCAGACCAAATTCCGTGACGAAATCCGCCCGCGCTTCGGCGTGATGCGTTCGCGCGAATTCGTGATGAAGGATGCCTATTCATTCCATATGGATCAGGCGTCGCTGCAGGAGACGTATGAGGTGATGCACGGCGCCTACACGGCGATCTTCAGCCGCTTCGGCCTGAAGTTCCGGGCGGTGATGGCCGATTCCGGGGCGATCGGCGGCGCGGTGTCGCACGAGTTTCATGTGCTGGCCGAGTCCGGCGAAGATGCGATCGCGTTTTCGACGGACAGCGAATACGCGGCCAACATCGAACAGGCGGAAGCCTTGCCGCCCACCTCGCCCAGAGCTTTCCCCAAGGAAGCGCTGGAGAAAATCGTAACCCCCGGCCGGAAATCGATTGCCGAAGTCAGCGAGTTTCTAAACGTCGCGCCGGAAAAAATTCTGAAGACGATTGCGGTAATGCGCAAGGTGCGTACGGACCGGAACGAAGAAGTCGATGTCTTCTGCCTGCTGTATTTGCGCGGCGATCATGAACTGAACGAAGTCAAGGCGCGCAAGGTTCTGGGCGATTTCCGCTTCGCCCACGACGAAGAAATCGAACAGCATTTGGGCTGCCGCGCCGGCTATATCGGCCCGCCGAGAGTGCCAACCGATCAGGTTATTTATTGGGTAGCCGATCGTTCGGCGATGCACATGAGCGACTTCGTCTGCGGCGCCAACGAGCCCGGCTATCACTTTAAAGGCGCCAACTGGGAAAGGGATTTTGCACTGGCATCTTCCGCCACTCTTTCGGAGCATGTCGCGGATATTCGCAATGTGATCGAAGGCGATCCGAGCCCGGACGGCCACGGCGTACTGAAGATCGCGCGCGGCATCGAAGTCGGTCACATCTTCCAGTTGGGCACCAGGTACAGCGAAGCGATGAAGGCGGCGGTGATCAACGAGGGCGGCAAGAATCACACGATGATCATGGGCTGTTACGGAATCGGCATCTCGCGGGTCGTCGCGGCCGCGATCGAGCAGAACCACGACGAGAAAGGGATCGTTTGGCCGGCCAGCCTGGCGCCGTTCCAGGTCGCGCTGTGCCCGATGAACATGCATAAATCCGAACGCCTGAAGGCCATTGCGGAAAAGCTGTACCAGGAACTGCTTGCCGCCGGCATCGACGTGCTGTTCGACGACCGCAAAGTGCGCGCCGGCTTCATGTTTTCGGACATGGAACTGATCGGTATCCCGCACTGCATCGTGGTCGGCGACCGCGGCCTGGATAGCGGCACGGTCGAGTATAAGTCCAGAACGGCAAGTGAAAATCAGGAAATCCCGATGGCCGAGCTGATCGACTTTCTGAAAGCCAGACTGGCTTAA
- the smbP gene encoding small metal-binding protein SmbP, which yields MKKIITLSATVLLAICSSAFAEEHAAAALEHAKAAVEHGKAGHANVLVEHANAALEHALAGAIVDRGEQKAHLEEGASHLEEAINHGNLGHAKEATEHAEAAVTHLTAAQ from the coding sequence ATGAAAAAAATAATAACACTTAGCGCCACTGTCCTGTTAGCCATCTGCTCTTCCGCTTTTGCGGAGGAACATGCCGCCGCCGCACTCGAACATGCCAAAGCTGCCGTCGAACACGGTAAAGCCGGCCATGCAAACGTACTGGTCGAGCATGCCAACGCCGCGCTGGAACATGCGCTTGCCGGCGCGATCGTCGATAGAGGAGAACAAAAAGCACATCTCGAAGAGGGTGCCAGCCACCTTGAAGAAGCCATCAATCATGGCAACCTGGGTCATGCCAAAGAAGCCACCGAGCATGCCGAAGCAGCGGTCACCCATCTAACAGCCGCACAATAA
- a CDS encoding sulfite reductase subunit alpha encodes MKTPQIPLDGPYSESQRAWLSGFFAGMHTHMIQSAGAAQQTASRTIDILYGSQTGNAESVANDAAQIAKAHGLKPVVKGMDEVEANALAEMNYLLVITSTYGEGEMPDNAQMLWDAVKSDAMPRLEKLQYSVLALGDTSYDLFCQAGKDWDERLAELGAKRVYDRADCDVDFEEPAEAWIKAVIPFMSGGNTTATVVETEATVAEKSQYNRKNPFPGRMLVNRLVTAPSSSKETRHYEISIAGSGMSYEAGDALCVVPTNCPELVKDILQAIGCNGDEDEPVNGEFTSLYEALRTQFEIKTPSKELVEEIAGRSGNKELNPILESGDKDKLADYLWGRDILDLLRQNPGCEFSAAEFIALLKPLQHRAYSISSSGKVYPDSVHLTVASVRYDSFGRQHKGVCSTFLADLVDEHTEVRCFFTPNKVFRVPDDNSLPMIMVGPGTGLAPFRAFLQEREYRGATGKNWLFFGDRNAATDFMYRDEIEAMQAKGLLTRLDLAFSRDQDEKIYVQDRMREHGAELFVWLEEGGYFFVCGDAYRMAKDVDKALHDVIATHGKMSEQQAVDYVNQLKKDKRYVRDVY; translated from the coding sequence ATGAAAACACCGCAAATTCCTCTCGACGGTCCTTACAGCGAAAGCCAGCGCGCTTGGCTCAGCGGCTTCTTTGCCGGCATGCACACCCACATGATCCAAAGCGCGGGCGCCGCCCAGCAAACCGCGAGCCGTACGATCGACATCCTGTACGGCAGCCAGACCGGCAATGCCGAATCGGTTGCGAACGATGCCGCGCAGATCGCCAAGGCGCACGGACTCAAACCGGTCGTCAAGGGCATGGACGAAGTCGAAGCGAATGCATTGGCGGAAATGAATTACCTCCTGGTCATCACCAGCACTTACGGCGAAGGGGAGATGCCCGACAATGCGCAAATGCTTTGGGATGCGGTCAAGAGCGATGCGATGCCGCGGCTCGAAAAGCTGCAATATTCGGTGCTGGCGCTCGGCGATACCAGCTACGATCTGTTCTGCCAGGCGGGCAAGGACTGGGACGAACGGCTCGCAGAGCTCGGCGCGAAACGCGTTTACGACCGGGCCGACTGCGACGTCGATTTCGAAGAGCCCGCCGAAGCCTGGATCAAGGCGGTCATTCCGTTCATGTCCGGCGGCAACACGACGGCGACCGTGGTTGAAACCGAAGCGACAGTTGCCGAAAAGTCTCAATATAATCGGAAAAATCCGTTCCCCGGCAGAATGCTGGTCAATCGCCTAGTCACGGCGCCTTCCTCGTCGAAAGAAACCCGTCATTACGAAATTTCGATCGCAGGCTCCGGAATGAGTTACGAAGCGGGCGACGCGCTGTGCGTCGTACCGACCAACTGCCCGGAACTGGTCAAGGATATTCTCCAGGCGATCGGCTGCAACGGCGACGAAGACGAACCGGTCAACGGTGAATTTACATCTCTGTACGAAGCTCTGCGTACCCAGTTCGAAATCAAGACGCCGAGCAAGGAACTGGTCGAGGAAATCGCTGGCCGCTCCGGCAACAAGGAATTGAACCCGATTCTCGAATCCGGCGACAAGGACAAACTGGCCGATTATTTGTGGGGCCGAGACATCCTGGACCTGCTCCGGCAAAATCCCGGCTGCGAGTTTTCCGCCGCCGAATTCATCGCCCTGCTGAAGCCACTGCAGCACCGCGCCTATTCGATTTCATCGAGCGGCAAGGTCTATCCCGACTCCGTGCACCTGACGGTCGCCAGCGTGCGTTACGACAGTTTCGGTCGCCAGCATAAGGGCGTCTGCTCGACCTTCCTGGCCGACCTGGTTGACGAACACACCGAAGTGCGCTGCTTCTTCACGCCGAACAAAGTCTTCAGGGTACCCGACGACAACAGCCTGCCGATGATCATGGTCGGCCCCGGCACCGGCCTTGCGCCATTCCGCGCCTTCCTGCAGGAACGCGAATACCGGGGGGCAACGGGTAAAAACTGGTTGTTCTTCGGCGACCGGAACGCCGCGACCGACTTCATGTACCGCGACGAGATCGAAGCGATGCAGGCAAAAGGTCTCCTGACCCGGCTGGATCTGGCGTTTTCGCGCGATCAGGACGAAAAGATCTATGTGCAGGACCGAATGCGCGAGCACGGCGCCGAACTGTTCGTCTGGCTCGAAGAAGGCGGCTATTTCTTCGTCTGCGGCGATGCGTACCGGATGGCCAAGGATGTCGACAAGGCGCTGCATGACGTAATCGCCACACACGGCAAAATGAGCGAGCAGCAAGCGGTCGATTATGTGAATCAGTTGAAAAAGGATAAACGTTACGTGCGGGACGTCTACTAA